The genomic DNA AACGGTTGTCGACGAATTCTTCGGGCTTAGCTGCTTTCGCTTTCGGATCGGTCTCGGCCATCGGCTCGAGAATTTTTTTGATGCCTTCCAAAGTCGGGTACTGTTTCGCCGGCAGGATCTCTTCGAGCACGCCTTCGTCGTACGCCTTCTCTAGAATATCTCGCTCCTGAACCTTGAGATACTGCGCTAACACCTTGAGCCCCGCCGCTCGATCGGTCTTGAGCGTGTGCACCGCCTCCACCTGCGATTTCACATAGCGGCGCACGACGTCCGGATTTTCGCGAATGAACGCGCGGGTGGTGCCGACACCGATGCTTTGATAGGGCAGACGGACAATTTGCATTGGATGGATGCCGCGCTTCTGCGCTCGAAAATTATCCGGCGCGCTGAGCATCGCTCCCTGAACTTTTCCCGTGTCCAATGCGCTTAGGCGTTCGGGGATCGTGCCGATCTGCACTAGCGTGACATCTTTCACCGGGTTGAGGCCGAGCCTTTGCAGAGCAATACGCCCTAGAGAATCGGATAGCCCGCCGAACGTTGCGATCGCAATGGTTCCGCCTTTGAGCTGCTCCGCCCTTTTGATCTCCGGCTTGGTCATGAGCCAATACTCCGCCATCACGTTTCCGCCGGCCACCATGACTGCATCGGCGCCCTTGAGAACCGCACTGACGACCGGCGGACCGGAAACCTGGCTGATCGGTGTTTCGCGGGCAACCAGCGCCATCGTCGTAATCGTGCCGCCGCGAAAATAGACGATCTGCACATCGAGCCCATTGCGCCGAAAGATTCCCGTCTCTTTCGCCGTCCATGCCGGCAGACCGGCAGCGCTGAGAGTGTTGTTGCCAATCGTGAGCTTGGTCAACGGCTGGGCCGGAGCGATTGAACAAAACGTCAAAGACAACCAAAAGCTAAGCAACCCGCTGAATCTTGTCATCGTTCCTCCCATCGTTGTTCACACTCTCTCCGGGGCAAAGCCCAAAAAGCCTCATGCCGTTCGGGCAATAGGTCTTTCCCTTGTCTGACTTCCGGCACATCCCATTCTTTCATCCCTACCAGGGTCATCGCTGCTTCTCGTGATCGCCGCGTCCGGACGTGCTATCTTCGGACGCTGAATCTAATCCAAATCGATCGCAAATGACACAAGAATCACGCCGCGACTTTCTCTTGCCGTTTCGCCACCGCGACTTTGCGGTGTTTTGGAGCGGCTCGTTTTTGTCAAGCATGGGGACGCAGTTCACGACGTTGGCAATGGCCTGGCAGCTCTATGAGCTGACCGGCGCCGGCGATACCATCAGCTCAATTTTGCGCTCGACCATCAACCAGCTGAGTACACCGGATGAACTGCGCGGCCGCATGTCGTCAATCAACAGCCTGTTCACCAGCAACGGTCCGCAGTTAGGGGAGTTCGAATCCGGCGTCGTCGCTGCCTGGATCGGCCCGCAAGGCTCGGCGCTGACCGGAAACCTGGCCACGCTTCTAATGGTCGCCATCGTGGCGATCAATTTTCCGCAGCTGCGCCGCTACGAAATCGCCAAGACCGCGTAGATTTTGGGGTTTAGATTCTTGTGAATTGGAGTCGTTCCATCCGACTGTTGCCTCATGCCTTCTTACGCATGAGCGGCCAAAGCAGAAACACCACCGTCACAGCGATCAGCACAGCACAAATGGGCCGCGTGACGAAGATCGCGAAGCTGCCACGTGAAATCAGCAGCGATTGGGGCAACGAAGTTTCCATGATCGGCCCGAGCACCATGGCGAGGATGAACGGCGCGCCTTCGAAGCCTGACCGGCGCAGAAAAAAACCGACGACACCGAAGGCGAGCATGATC from Deltaproteobacteria bacterium includes the following:
- a CDS encoding ABC transporter substrate-binding protein; the protein is MGGTMTRFSGLLSFWLSLTFCSIAPAQPLTKLTIGNNTLSAAGLPAWTAKETGIFRRNGLDVQIVYFRGGTITTMALVARETPISQVSGPPVVSAVLKGADAVMVAGGNVMAEYWLMTKPEIKRAEQLKGGTIAIATFGGLSDSLGRIALQRLGLNPVKDVTLVQIGTIPERLSALDTGKVQGAMLSAPDNFRAQKRGIHPMQIVRLPYQSIGVGTTRAFIRENPDVVRRYVKSQVEAVHTLKTDRAAGLKVLAQYLKVQERDILEKAYDEGVLEEILPAKQYPTLEGIKKILEPMAETDPKAKAAKPEEFVDNRFIKELDDSGFIDGLYRGRQK